The sequence CCCCGCAGGGAACAGCGACAATGTCCTGCTCAGCATCAATCAGGGCGTCAGCTTTCAGTACGAGTACAACCTGCCGCCGGATCATCCGGCGGGGACATACTGGTATCATCCGCACAGGCACGGTTCGACGGCGCTTCAGGTGGCGAGCGGCATGGCCGGCGTGCTGATCGTCCGGGGCAATCGCCCGCCGGGCCCTGACGGTCGTGGTGACATCGATACCCTGTTGCGCAACAGCGATGGAACGAAATACCGCGAACGCGTCATCCTGCTGCAGCAGATCCAGTACGCGTGCCGGGATGCCAACGGTCAGATCAAACAGGATGCTAACGGTCTCTACATCTGCGCCCCGACGGATGTTGGCGGCATCGAGGGTTATGATCAGTTCGGCCCGACGACGTGGCGAAAGTCCGGCCGTTACACCAGCATCAATGGTGAGGTGATCCCAACCTTTGCCGGTGCCCTGGCCGGTGCGATCGAGCGCTGGCGCATCGTCCATGCCGGCGTGAGGGATACGGTCAATCTGCAATTCAAGAAGATGCGGGCGAACGCCGATCCCTATGCGGTGATGGCAGCACCGCAGCAGGAGGACTGGGTGGCGCGCAACTGTCCCGGTAACGATCTGCTCCCGCAATTCCCTGTCGCCGCCGATGGGTTGACGCGTTCGCAGATCGTCGAGCGCTCCACTACTACGCTTCAGCCGGGCTATCGCGAGGACATGCTCGTGGTCTTCCCGGAGGCCGGCGATTATTGTGTGCTCGACGGCGCGGCGCCCGCCACCAGTACCGTGAACAGCCAGGCGAAGAGCCGTCAGTTTCTCGGCAAAGTGTCCGTTGCCGCGGGCGCCGCCGTCGCCGATCCCAAGGCGTACATCCAGGCGCAGCTCGTCGCGGCTGCCGACAGCTTCATGCCCGTGTCCGCGCGCCAGAAGGTGCGCAACGATCTGACAAACGGCCTTCGCCTCGATTCATTCGTCCCGCACGCCGCGATTGCCGATACCGATATCAAGCCTCCGCAGCGGGAGGCCAAATTCGAGATCGGGGCGGCGGGCTTCCAGATCAACGGCAATCCTTACAAGCCGGACCGCATTGACCAGTTGCTGCCGCTTGGCGGTATCGAGGAATGGAAATTGTCCACTGTCAATGCGTTCGGACATCCGTTCCATATCCACGTCAATCCGTTTCAGATCGCCAAGATCATCAAAGACTCCACCGGCCAGGATGTGAGCGTGAGCGGCGATGCCGACGAGCCGCAATACGCCAACCTGAAGGGCGTATGGAAAGACACACTGTTCGTCCGCCAAGGATACACCGCCTACGTTTACACTCGCTATCGCCGCTACATCGGAGACTTCGTCCTACATTGCCATATCCTGGATCATGAGGACCAGGGCATGATGCAGAACGTCCGTATCGGCATTCCCGACGGGACGGGTGGGATCGCAGCGGCACATCACAACCATTAAGCGCGACGAAACGCCAAATGGATGGGAGAGAACTATGACCCTTACCGTTCGTCCTTCTCTGACTCGCCGCGATCTGCTAGCCGCAGCAGCCGCGCTCGCGACATCGCAGGCTTTTCCGTCCGTCGCCTCGGCCCAGACCCCAAAATTCCGCCGCTGGGAGATCACCGACCCGGCGATGCCTCCGCGTGTTCTTGCCAGCTACAAGGCAGGGATCACAAAAATGCTGGCCTTGCCTCCAACCGATCCGCGGAACTGGTATCGTAACGCGATCGTTCATCTCCTCGACTGCCCGCATGGCAATTGGTGGTTCCTGGGTTGGCATCGCGCATATCTCGGCTGGCTGGAGATGACGCTGCGCGATCTCTCCGGCGATCCGGAGTTTGCCTTGCCCTACTGGGACTGGACCAAGACGCAGCGCGTACCGCTGGCGATGTTTGAGGGTGTGCTTGATCCCAACAACGGCGCATTCATCCCGACGTTCGAGAAATTCAAGACAGCCTTCGAGCCAGC comes from Bradyrhizobium sp. CCGE-LA001 and encodes:
- a CDS encoding multicopper oxidase family protein translates to MFLLAAAQLAGTEFALGQAVERIAVDPPVANAERLSPRVGAPAPTAAGAPSRAGPVAGGEAVINLNIQYTDAKIYNPGLGQYDSVKLRSYRDVREVEAPKVPFVAPTIEIDPGETVRITLNNDKLPADPRCPPTDPDVNHPNCFNRTNLHAHGLWVSPAGNSDNVLLSINQGVSFQYEYNLPPDHPAGTYWYHPHRHGSTALQVASGMAGVLIVRGNRPPGPDGRGDIDTLLRNSDGTKYRERVILLQQIQYACRDANGQIKQDANGLYICAPTDVGGIEGYDQFGPTTWRKSGRYTSINGEVIPTFAGALAGAIERWRIVHAGVRDTVNLQFKKMRANADPYAVMAAPQQEDWVARNCPGNDLLPQFPVAADGLTRSQIVERSTTTLQPGYREDMLVVFPEAGDYCVLDGAAPATSTVNSQAKSRQFLGKVSVAAGAAVADPKAYIQAQLVAAADSFMPVSARQKVRNDLTNGLRLDSFVPHAAIADTDIKPPQREAKFEIGAAGFQINGNPYKPDRIDQLLPLGGIEEWKLSTVNAFGHPFHIHVNPFQIAKIIKDSTGQDVSVSGDADEPQYANLKGVWKDTLFVRQGYTAYVYTRYRRYIGDFVLHCHILDHEDQGMMQNVRIGIPDGTGGIAAAHHNH